The nucleotide window TGTTCAACGTCCGCGACACGCACCGAGAGCGGGAAGGGGGCGAGAATGGGCTATAACGCCATCAGGTGCTTGTACCGTTCGATACTGTGCGCGTGCCAGCGCAGCACTGCGGCTCGAGCGCGATGCCAGCCCCCATCGCCTCCCATCGCAATCCCTCGGACAGCTTCGTTCATCGATTGCGTGTACATGTCCCCGTCGCCGTACAACGCGACCGCAACACCCGGAACCTCCCGGACCACGGCCTCCAAGCAACGCAACGCGGCCCCCGCCAGAAAGTTGTCCACCATCTGGACGGCGGTGTCGTTCAGGCCAAGGTCCGCCTCCATCCGAGCCACCTCCGTGTCCGCGGTGGTGACTCGAGCCAGTGGCAGGGCAAAGTTGCGAATCGCCTCGGCCGCGTCGAAGCGCGCCACCAGTAGCCCGGCGAGGTCCAAACGCATGTCCAGGTGCCGCTCGAGGAGCTTGACGCTCGCGTCCGCATCGTCAGCCACGGCCTCGAACCGGAGAGGTGCCAAGCGAGGAGAGCAGCACGAGTTCGGATTCTGCACCTCGACGCCACGTCCATGGGTGGCTCGCACGAGCCCCATGCCATGGAGCGTGCAGAGGGCACGTTGCACCGTAGGCGGTGTCATCGAGTGCTGCTCCGCGAGGCTGCGCACGCTCGGGAGCAACGCATCGGGTTGGTTTTCACCCCGGAGTATCCGTAGCGCGAGGTCGTGGGCGAGAGAGTCTGCTCTGCCGAGCGACGTGGACTGCTCGGCATCCCCGACGTTCAGCGCTAGCGATGCGTCGCGGTCCAACGCCCATGACGAGCCGCCTAGAGTAGGTTTGACCATTACAGTACCACTATGAATATCATGTGTATTTGTGT belongs to Sandaracinaceae bacterium and includes:
- a CDS encoding GntR family transcriptional regulator — encoded protein: MVKPTLGGSSWALDRDASLALNVGDAEQSTSLGRADSLAHDLALRILRGENQPDALLPSVRSLAEQHSMTPPTVQRALCTLHGMGLVRATHGRGVEVQNPNSCCSPRLAPLRFEAVADDADASVKLLERHLDMRLDLAGLLVARFDAAEAIRNFALPLARVTTADTEVARMEADLGLNDTAVQMVDNFLAGAALRCLEAVVREVPGVAVALYGDGDMYTQSMNEAVRGIAMGGDGGWHRARAAVLRWHAHSIERYKHLMAL